A window of Myxococcales bacterium contains these coding sequences:
- a CDS encoding DUF692 domain-containing protein: protein MRVQNLGHGVGLRSQHYNRVLEAPTSIDWFEVISENFMIKGGRPLQVLDQVRRDYPVVLHGVSLSIGSSDPLDKRYLEALAKLIHRVEPAWVSDHLCWTGVGGHNAHDLLPLPYTEEALLHTVQRVIAVQDFLGRQIALENVSTYLSFAGSTLSEWEFLAELAERADCGILLDVNNIYVSAANHGFDAATYLAGIPRDRVWQIHLAGHTDHGSHLLDTHSRPVCDPVWSLYRRALQRFGSVASLVEWDEDIPAWEVLEAECERAKRECRDVFGNSGQVA, encoded by the coding sequence GTGAGGGTGCAGAATCTCGGACACGGCGTTGGCTTGCGATCCCAACACTACAATCGCGTACTCGAGGCCCCCACCTCGATCGACTGGTTCGAGGTGATCTCCGAGAACTTCATGATCAAGGGCGGTCGTCCGCTTCAGGTGCTCGACCAAGTTCGCCGGGACTACCCGGTGGTGCTCCATGGCGTGAGTCTTTCGATCGGCTCGTCCGATCCCCTGGACAAGCGCTACCTCGAGGCGCTTGCGAAGTTGATCCATCGCGTGGAACCCGCTTGGGTGTCAGACCATCTTTGCTGGACCGGCGTCGGCGGACACAACGCCCACGACTTGCTCCCGCTCCCCTATACCGAGGAAGCGTTGCTCCACACGGTGCAGAGAGTGATCGCCGTGCAGGATTTTCTGGGTCGGCAGATCGCCCTGGAAAACGTTTCGACGTATCTCTCCTTTGCGGGGTCGACACTCAGCGAATGGGAATTTCTCGCCGAGCTCGCAGAGCGGGCCGACTGCGGCATCTTGCTCGACGTCAACAACATCTACGTGAGCGCCGCCAACCACGGATTTGACGCCGCAACTTATCTCGCAGGCATTCCGCGAGACCGGGTCTGGCAGATTCATCTCGCCGGCCACACCGACCACGGCAGCCACTTGCTCGACACCCACAGCCGCCCGGTCTGCGACCCCGTCTGGTCCCTCTACCGTCGAGCACTGCAGCGTTTTGGAAGCGTCGCGAGCCTGGTCGAATGGGACGAAGACATTCCAGCATGGGAAGTCCTCGAAGCCGAATGCGAACGCGCGAAGCGGGAGTGTCGGGACGTGTTTGGCAATTCGGGCCAGGTCGCTTGA
- a CDS encoding putative DNA-binding domain-containing protein: MSGRVWQFGPGRLSVQPFPALEELQQLFHRLIRAPEGVASGVADLVGRGELESTDLSFAIAESDRLTPSERLDIYANMYFYRLHDCIAEDYPRTRARIGDAKFHNLITDYLLAHPPTHYSLREAGGALPDFLSRHPLATEFPALADLAQLEWARVEVFDDEDARPLDRETFLAASARSTDEFALRLIPAARVLSLDERALALWKETPEGEELELPDTGRPRCVVVWRKGFAVFHRSGEEDEEACLAELATSGITLSELAECLLKPDASAERTSERFAALLELWLNDELVTGAPLTPSNRE; this comes from the coding sequence GTGTCGGGACGTGTTTGGCAATTCGGGCCAGGTCGCTTGAGCGTGCAGCCCTTTCCCGCCCTCGAAGAGCTGCAACAACTGTTCCATCGCTTGATCCGCGCGCCCGAAGGCGTGGCCTCCGGTGTCGCCGACCTCGTCGGTCGCGGCGAACTCGAGAGCACCGACCTCTCCTTTGCCATCGCAGAAAGCGACCGATTGACGCCCAGTGAGCGACTCGACATCTACGCGAACATGTACTTCTACCGGCTCCACGACTGCATCGCCGAGGACTACCCCAGAACCAGGGCGCGAATTGGGGATGCAAAGTTTCACAACTTGATCACCGACTATCTGCTCGCCCACCCCCCCACCCACTACTCGCTGCGAGAAGCTGGCGGTGCGCTGCCCGATTTTCTCTCGCGTCACCCACTGGCTACTGAGTTTCCGGCCCTCGCCGACCTGGCGCAGCTCGAATGGGCGCGGGTCGAGGTGTTCGACGACGAAGACGCTCGACCGCTGGACCGGGAAACATTTCTCGCGGCAAGTGCGCGGAGCACAGACGAGTTCGCGCTTCGGTTGATTCCGGCCGCCCGGGTGCTCAGCCTCGACGAACGCGCACTCGCACTCTGGAAGGAAACACCCGAGGGCGAGGAACTCGAGCTCCCCGACACCGGCCGGCCGCGCTGTGTCGTAGTGTGGCGCAAAGGATTTGCAGTCTTTCATCGTTCCGGAGAGGAAGACGAAGAGGCGTGCCTCGCGGAACTTGCCACCAGCGGCATCACACTCTCCGAGCTGGCGGAGTGTCTGCTGAAGCCCGATGCCAGCGCCGAACGAACCAGCGAACGCTTTGCCGCGCTGCTCGAACTCTGGCTGAACGATGAACTCGTCACCGGCGCTCCCCTCACCCCTTCCAACCGCGAGTAG